A genomic window from Sphingobacterium sp. BN32 includes:
- a CDS encoding cation-translocating P-type ATPase, with translation MTNYNIPKHLKGLSEAEVNSSREKYGINKIEPERSGAWAILWEILEEPMLFLLFAISIIYVIVGDYGEALFMFVAIVAVSGISFYQDNRSKKALEELEKLNEPLSTVIRNSKVEKITSHEIVVGDLCITEEGKMINADGRIVHSNDYSVNESSLTGESFSVFKSADSEDKYIYSGTISVSGLAVFEVEAIGKNTKIGKIGESIASIQQESSPLQIQIRQFVKWMAIAGIFIFLLVWAYSYLQSKSFVDSLLNGLTMAMSVLPEEIPVAFTTFMALGAWKLMREGVIIKRSSVVETLGSTTVICTDKTGTITENSMHLSKLYDYRSDKIYDDTDFEDPKLTKLIDYAMWSSEPVPFDPMEKTLHQIYEKTTRDDQRKQYELFHEYPLEGKPPMMTHLFRNDAGNRIIAAKGAPEAILAVSSLDEAEKEKLRALYKAFGKEGFRVLGVAKSVFPTNDFPEKQQDFEFDFLGFVVFYDPPKKGIENVFKKIYDAGIQVKVITGDNADTTASIAAQAGIVNTSEGLNGSDLATYSEDQLMSVAERTVLFTRMFPEAKLAVINALKKKGEVVAMLGDGVNDGPALKAAHIGVAMGNKGTEIAKAAAALVITNDDLDKLVLGIAAGRRIYANIKKAIQYIISIHIPIILTVSLPLFLGWLYPQIFSPVHVIFMELVMGPTCSIVYESEPMEKNTMQKPPRSLGDTFLNIKELAISIIQGLAITAGVLFAYQWAVQNGGSEENTRTMVFTTLIFANILLSLVNRSFYYSVIESFKYKNILFPIVIGVTLILLFSILYVQPFARFFDVTALDASELGMSIAIASVSVLWFELYKFVKRKTLTRRK, from the coding sequence ATGACCAATTATAATATACCGAAGCATCTTAAAGGGCTCTCGGAAGCAGAAGTAAATTCGTCGCGCGAAAAGTATGGCATTAATAAAATAGAACCGGAACGTAGCGGCGCTTGGGCGATACTATGGGAAATTCTCGAAGAGCCTATGCTGTTCTTGCTATTCGCTATTTCTATCATCTATGTTATCGTTGGAGACTACGGCGAGGCTTTATTTATGTTCGTTGCTATCGTCGCAGTGTCGGGAATATCCTTCTATCAAGATAATCGGAGCAAGAAAGCTTTAGAGGAACTTGAAAAACTGAATGAACCCTTGAGCACTGTTATCAGGAATTCGAAAGTCGAGAAGATTACAAGTCATGAAATCGTTGTTGGTGATTTGTGCATCACAGAGGAGGGGAAGATGATCAATGCCGATGGTCGTATTGTCCATAGCAATGATTACTCAGTCAACGAATCCTCTTTAACGGGCGAAAGCTTCTCGGTGTTCAAGAGTGCTGATTCGGAAGATAAGTATATCTATAGCGGAACAATTTCCGTATCCGGATTGGCGGTTTTTGAAGTCGAAGCGATCGGGAAAAATACAAAGATCGGTAAGATTGGGGAGTCCATTGCAAGCATTCAACAAGAAAGTTCACCATTGCAGATACAAATTCGTCAGTTCGTTAAATGGATGGCAATCGCTGGTATTTTTATTTTTTTACTAGTCTGGGCATACAGTTACCTACAATCTAAGAGTTTCGTTGATAGTTTATTAAATGGACTTACGATGGCGATGTCTGTCCTGCCGGAAGAGATTCCCGTGGCCTTCACGACCTTTATGGCTTTGGGAGCTTGGAAATTGATGCGAGAAGGTGTGATCATCAAAAGGAGCAGTGTCGTTGAAACCTTAGGGAGTACTACCGTAATCTGCACGGATAAGACCGGTACCATAACAGAGAACAGTATGCATCTTAGCAAGTTGTATGATTATCGATCGGACAAAATCTACGATGATACTGACTTCGAAGATCCTAAGCTTACAAAATTGATCGATTACGCGATGTGGAGCAGCGAGCCAGTGCCATTTGATCCCATGGAAAAGACATTGCACCAGATCTACGAAAAGACGACCAGAGACGATCAACGAAAGCAATACGAACTCTTCCATGAATACCCATTGGAAGGCAAGCCGCCTATGATGACGCATCTTTTTCGCAATGATGCGGGCAATCGTATCATAGCGGCAAAAGGAGCTCCAGAAGCGATCCTCGCAGTGTCCTCGCTCGATGAGGCCGAAAAAGAAAAGCTACGAGCATTATACAAGGCTTTCGGAAAAGAAGGCTTTCGAGTATTGGGCGTTGCAAAATCTGTTTTCCCGACGAATGACTTCCCTGAAAAACAACAGGACTTTGAATTTGATTTCCTAGGCTTTGTGGTGTTTTATGACCCGCCAAAGAAAGGCATCGAAAATGTGTTCAAGAAGATATACGACGCAGGCATCCAAGTCAAGGTGATTACGGGCGACAATGCAGACACTACCGCTAGTATTGCTGCCCAAGCAGGGATCGTCAATACAAGTGAGGGGTTGAATGGAAGCGACCTGGCCACCTATTCGGAAGATCAATTAATGTCGGTTGCAGAACGGACGGTGTTGTTTACCCGCATGTTTCCAGAAGCGAAACTCGCCGTCATCAATGCCCTCAAGAAAAAAGGGGAGGTGGTGGCTATGCTGGGCGACGGTGTCAACGATGGGCCGGCCCTAAAAGCCGCCCATATTGGTGTCGCCATGGGAAACAAAGGGACGGAGATTGCGAAGGCTGCAGCGGCTTTAGTGATTACCAATGATGATTTGGATAAGCTTGTGCTCGGAATTGCCGCAGGACGCCGCATTTATGCTAATATCAAGAAAGCAATACAATATATTATATCGATTCACATTCCCATCATATTGACCGTATCATTGCCCTTGTTTCTGGGCTGGCTCTATCCGCAAATCTTCAGTCCGGTGCATGTAATCTTTATGGAGTTGGTTATGGGGCCAACATGCTCTATTGTTTATGAGAGCGAACCTATGGAAAAGAATACCATGCAGAAGCCGCCAAGGTCTTTAGGGGATACATTTTTAAATATAAAAGAGCTTGCGATCAGTATTATACAAGGACTGGCAATTACCGCTGGCGTCTTATTCGCTTATCAATGGGCTGTTCAAAATGGAGGTTCCGAAGAGAATACTAGAACAATGGTCTTCACGACGCTTATTTTTGCTAATATCTTGTTAAGTTTGGTCAACCGCTCTTTCTATTACAGTGTAATCGAAAGCTTTAAATACAAGAATATATTATTCCCGATTGTAATTGGAGTGACGTTAATTCTACTCTTTTCTATTTTATATGTCCAACCCTTCGCCCGTTTCTTTGACGTTACGGCATTGGATGCTTCCGAATTAGGAATGTCTATCGCGATAGCTAGTGTTTCTGTACTGTGGTTTGAGTTGTATAAATTTGTTAAAAGAAAGACTTTAACGCGTAGAAAATAA
- the rpsU gene encoding 30S ribosomal protein S21 — protein MIIVNVKEGESLDRALKRFKKKFEKTGVLRELRSRQAYEKKSVARRIQVKKAIYKQSLNQDNA, from the coding sequence ATGATTATTGTAAATGTTAAAGAAGGTGAATCTTTAGATAGAGCATTAAAACGTTTCAAGAAGAAATTCGAGAAGACTGGTGTTTTAAGAGAACTTCGTTCTCGTCAGGCTTATGAGAAGAAATCTGTAGCTCGTCGTATCCAAGTTAAGAAAGCTATCTACAAGCAATCTTTAAACCAAGACAACGCGTAA
- a CDS encoding HAD family phosphatase translates to MQNIKNVILDYGNVIFMIDFKKVSESFSALGITNVNDFFGHRGQDSLFDEFDKGEISAAKFREGVREKANRPDLTDQQIDEAWNSLLIGVPEGKHELLTELKKNNRMFLLSNNNELHYAYCMQHIKDRYGVDSNDQFFEKTYYSHLAGLRKPDIAIFELVLKENNLDPAETLFIDDSPQHLEAAKSLGIQTALCTAEHPLEAIVEEYKLLEN, encoded by the coding sequence ATGCAAAATATTAAAAATGTTATCCTGGATTATGGGAATGTCATCTTCATGATTGACTTCAAAAAAGTAAGCGAATCCTTTAGTGCGCTGGGTATCACCAATGTGAACGACTTTTTCGGACATCGCGGACAAGACAGTCTATTCGACGAATTCGATAAAGGAGAAATCTCCGCTGCTAAGTTTAGGGAAGGGGTGAGGGAAAAAGCCAATCGCCCGGATTTAACAGATCAACAGATAGACGAGGCGTGGAATTCTTTATTGATTGGCGTTCCGGAGGGAAAACATGAGTTATTGACGGAGTTGAAGAAGAACAACCGCATGTTCCTTTTGAGTAATAATAACGAATTACACTATGCATACTGTATGCAGCATATTAAAGATCGCTACGGAGTAGACAGCAACGATCAGTTTTTTGAGAAAACCTACTATTCGCACTTAGCAGGGCTTAGAAAACCAGATATTGCCATCTTTGAACTCGTATTGAAAGAAAACAATCTAGACCCTGCAGAGACATTGTTCATCGACGATAGCCCACAACACTTAGAGGCTGCAAAATCTTTAGGTATTCAGACAGCTTTATGCACTGCTGAGCATCCATTAGAAGCAATTGTCGAGGAATACAAGCTGCTCGAAAATTAA
- the dnaE gene encoding DNA polymerase III subunit alpha, with translation MYIIFDTETTGLPKRWDAPITDTDNWPRCIQIAWQLHDEMGRMIEHQDYLIKPDGFNIPYDSEKIHGISTALAEEQGIPLTDVLVKFNEALAKAKFVVGQNIGFDINVMGCEFHRYSVDSPMASMPILDTCTEVTAELLKLPGGRGGRFKLPNLTELHSYLFGVPFAEAHNATADVEATTRCFFELVRRNVFKAEELQVDTGYFVEFKQQHPTLVESVGLKHVNLKAASDAIREKTEPAPTVVKIDADTLEALANANFAHLHNHTQFSVLQSTISIDSLVQAAAKQKMPAVAMTDHGNMMGAFHFVNKVLSYNKDLEAKQKEAEEKGEAFDGVPIKPIVGCEFYICENRKDKSRKDNGYQVVFLAKNKNGYHNLAKMASAAYTEGFYYVPRIDREIVEKYKEDLIVLSGNLQGEVPSKLLNIGEVQAEEALLWWKERFGEDFYIEVMRHGQEDEDRVNEAIIQLARKHEVKLIATNNTYYVNKVDAHAHDILLCVKDGEKLSTPKGRGRGFRFGLPNQEYYFKSAEEMKKVFEDLPEAIINIDEILNKVETYVLAREVLLPKFEIPEEFQHEEDEVDGGKRGENAYLKDLTYKGAAKRYPEITDDIRERLDFELATIEKTGYPGYFLIVQDFIAEARNMGVSVGPGRGSAAGSAVAYCLGITNIDPIKYDLLFERFLNPDRVSMPDIDIDFDDEGRGRVMQYVIDKYGSSQVAQIITYGTMAAKSSIKDTARVLDLPLADANEIAKLIPNLKLSKIFNMEDKALKEVLRSEELEAVNRLKGLADGAGLEAETIKQARVLEGSMRNTGIHACGVIITPDDITNFVPVSLAKDSDLYVTQYDNSVVESAGLLKMDFLGLKTLTLIKDTVQNVKLRHGIDLDPEAFDIEDTLTYELFQRGETIGIFQYESPGMQKYMKELKPTVFADLIAMNALYRPGPMEYIPSFIKRKHGIEPITYDVDACEEYLAETYGITVYQEQVMLLSQKLAGFSKGDADVLRKAMGKKQKAVLDKMKPKFIDQAAEKGHNPKVLEKIWTDWEAFASYAFNKSHSTCYAWIAYQTAFLKAHYPAEYMAAVLSNNMNDIKQVTFFMEECRRMGLTVLGPDVNESHYKFTVNEEGAIRFGMGAVKGVGAGAVETIVQSRQGEPYKSIFDLAKRVDLRMINKKAFESLAYGGGFDSFSDTHRAQYFYSDSDNPSGIEKALKFAHKFRENENSAQVSLFGAGGAVELPEPSLTPCPQWGLIEKLKYEKDVIGIYLTSHPLDNYKFELKHFCPNNVTDLQLINKVKASEVDQEVLLDFNRIKNKEVVLGGIIALANHRVAKSGKPFGSFIIEDYWDSYEIMVFGEDYVKFKGYLQEGYFVQIRGLVQERFKQVGNWGFELKNIQLLSDLREKMAKSFTIQFPLHVLDTEFMSTLNQLISCTQVEGQEANCQLKFKIMDEQDKLSIEMPVKKRKIFITNEFLDGIEALEGVNYRLN, from the coding sequence ATGTATATAATTTTCGATACAGAAACGACGGGATTGCCGAAGAGATGGGATGCGCCGATAACAGATACGGATAACTGGCCGAGGTGTATTCAGATTGCTTGGCAGCTCCACGATGAGATGGGAAGGATGATCGAACATCAGGATTATCTAATCAAACCTGATGGGTTTAACATTCCTTATGATTCCGAAAAGATACACGGTATTTCAACAGCCTTAGCCGAAGAGCAAGGTATTCCATTGACCGATGTTTTAGTAAAATTTAATGAGGCATTAGCGAAAGCTAAGTTCGTTGTTGGGCAGAACATCGGCTTTGATATCAACGTGATGGGTTGTGAGTTCCATCGCTATTCGGTGGATAGTCCGATGGCGTCCATGCCGATATTGGATACCTGTACGGAGGTGACTGCAGAGCTGTTGAAACTTCCTGGCGGTCGTGGGGGAAGATTCAAACTCCCTAACCTGACCGAATTACATAGCTATTTATTCGGAGTACCCTTTGCGGAGGCGCACAATGCGACTGCCGACGTTGAAGCAACCACACGCTGTTTCTTCGAGCTTGTTCGAAGAAATGTGTTTAAAGCTGAAGAGCTACAAGTCGATACAGGCTATTTCGTAGAATTCAAACAACAGCACCCAACGCTAGTTGAATCTGTAGGATTAAAGCACGTCAATTTAAAAGCTGCCTCAGACGCTATTCGTGAGAAAACAGAGCCGGCACCGACAGTAGTAAAAATCGATGCGGATACGTTGGAAGCGCTGGCTAATGCCAATTTTGCGCATTTACATAATCATACGCAGTTTTCGGTATTGCAGTCTACAATCTCGATTGATAGTTTGGTGCAGGCCGCTGCCAAGCAGAAAATGCCAGCTGTCGCGATGACCGATCATGGTAACATGATGGGGGCATTCCACTTTGTGAATAAAGTATTGAGCTATAACAAAGATTTAGAAGCAAAGCAGAAGGAGGCTGAAGAGAAAGGCGAAGCCTTTGATGGCGTTCCAATCAAGCCTATTGTAGGTTGCGAATTCTATATCTGTGAAAATAGAAAAGACAAATCTAGAAAGGACAACGGTTATCAAGTTGTTTTTCTGGCAAAAAATAAAAACGGTTATCATAACCTCGCGAAGATGGCATCTGCCGCTTATACCGAGGGATTCTATTATGTACCCCGTATCGATAGAGAAATCGTTGAAAAGTATAAAGAGGATCTGATTGTCCTTTCCGGAAACCTACAGGGTGAGGTGCCGAGTAAATTACTGAACATTGGTGAGGTGCAGGCTGAAGAAGCGCTGTTATGGTGGAAGGAACGCTTTGGCGAAGACTTCTATATTGAAGTTATGCGCCATGGACAAGAAGATGAAGATCGGGTTAATGAAGCGATCATTCAATTAGCGCGCAAGCATGAAGTCAAACTCATTGCCACGAACAATACATACTACGTCAATAAAGTGGATGCCCATGCACACGATATTTTACTTTGTGTAAAGGATGGCGAGAAGCTATCGACGCCGAAAGGAAGAGGTAGGGGGTTCCGCTTCGGGTTGCCAAATCAGGAATACTATTTCAAGTCTGCTGAAGAGATGAAGAAAGTATTCGAAGATTTACCGGAAGCCATCATCAATATTGACGAAATCTTAAATAAGGTAGAAACTTACGTTCTTGCGCGTGAGGTCCTGCTTCCGAAGTTCGAGATTCCTGAAGAGTTTCAACACGAAGAAGATGAAGTCGATGGTGGCAAGCGAGGCGAGAATGCTTATCTGAAGGATCTAACTTACAAAGGAGCGGCGAAGCGATATCCTGAGATTACCGACGATATCCGCGAGCGCTTAGACTTTGAATTGGCAACGATCGAAAAAACCGGTTACCCAGGTTATTTCTTAATTGTACAAGACTTTATCGCTGAGGCAAGGAATATGGGGGTTTCGGTAGGTCCCGGGCGTGGTTCGGCAGCAGGTTCAGCCGTTGCCTATTGCCTTGGAATTACAAATATCGACCCCATCAAATACGACTTACTATTCGAGCGTTTCTTAAATCCCGACCGTGTATCCATGCCCGACATCGATATCGACTTTGATGACGAAGGGCGTGGACGCGTAATGCAATATGTAATTGATAAGTATGGTTCTTCTCAAGTTGCTCAAATTATCACCTATGGTACGATGGCTGCAAAGTCCTCCATCAAGGATACCGCACGTGTGCTGGATCTTCCTTTGGCGGATGCCAACGAGATTGCCAAGTTGATTCCAAACTTAAAACTGAGCAAGATCTTCAATATGGAAGATAAAGCACTAAAAGAAGTGCTTCGAAGTGAAGAATTAGAGGCGGTCAACCGATTGAAAGGCTTAGCGGATGGGGCAGGATTAGAGGCCGAAACCATTAAGCAGGCTAGAGTCCTGGAAGGCTCCATGCGGAATACAGGTATTCACGCCTGTGGGGTTATTATTACGCCGGATGATATTACCAACTTCGTTCCAGTTTCATTGGCGAAAGATTCCGATCTCTACGTCACCCAGTATGATAACTCGGTGGTAGAGAGTGCAGGTCTGTTAAAGATGGACTTCTTAGGCTTAAAGACCCTGACCTTGATCAAAGATACCGTGCAGAATGTCAAGTTGCGCCATGGTATCGATCTGGATCCGGAAGCTTTTGATATTGAAGACACGTTGACCTATGAGCTTTTCCAACGTGGTGAAACCATTGGTATCTTCCAATACGAGTCGCCGGGTATGCAGAAATACATGAAGGAACTGAAGCCCACCGTCTTTGCCGATTTAATCGCCATGAACGCATTATATCGTCCGGGACCGATGGAATATATTCCTTCCTTTATTAAGCGTAAGCATGGTATAGAGCCGATCACTTACGATGTGGATGCCTGCGAGGAATACTTAGCGGAAACCTATGGTATTACCGTATATCAAGAGCAGGTAATGCTTCTGTCGCAGAAATTAGCCGGTTTCTCGAAAGGTGATGCCGACGTTTTGCGTAAGGCGATGGGTAAGAAACAAAAGGCTGTCTTGGACAAGATGAAGCCTAAGTTCATCGATCAGGCAGCAGAAAAAGGACATAACCCGAAAGTGCTGGAGAAGATATGGACCGACTGGGAAGCCTTCGCCTCCTACGCCTTCAATAAATCGCACTCAACTTGTTATGCATGGATCGCCTATCAAACGGCCTTTTTAAAAGCGCATTATCCGGCTGAATATATGGCTGCAGTATTATCGAACAACATGAACGATATTAAGCAGGTCACTTTCTTTATGGAAGAATGTAGAAGAATGGGCTTAACGGTTTTAGGACCAGATGTCAATGAGTCGCACTATAAGTTTACAGTAAACGAAGAGGGAGCTATTCGCTTCGGGATGGGCGCAGTAAAAGGTGTTGGTGCAGGCGCCGTAGAGACGATTGTGCAGAGCAGACAGGGCGAGCCTTATAAGTCGATCTTTGATTTGGCGAAGCGTGTCGATTTGCGAATGATCAATAAGAAGGCCTTCGAAAGTCTGGCATACGGAGGAGGGTTTGACTCGTTCTCCGATACCCATCGTGCACAATACTTTTACTCCGACTCGGACAACCCTAGCGGTATAGAGAAGGCATTGAAATTTGCCCATAAATTCAGGGAGAATGAGAATTCGGCACAAGTAAGCCTGTTTGGAGCAGGAGGAGCGGTCGAATTACCGGAGCCTAGTCTAACGCCCTGTCCGCAATGGGGTTTGATTGAGAAATTGAAATACGAAAAGGATGTGATCGGTATTTATCTGACCAGTCATCCTTTAGATAATTATAAGTTTGAACTGAAGCATTTTTGTCCAAACAATGTGACCGACTTGCAGTTAATAAATAAGGTGAAAGCTTCCGAAGTGGATCAGGAGGTCCTGTTAGATTTCAACAGAATCAAGAATAAAGAGGTCGTTTTAGGAGGAATCATCGCGTTGGCAAATCATCGGGTTGCGAAATCCGGGAAGCCTTTCGGCTCGTTTATCATCGAGGACTACTGGGATTCCTATGAGATTATGGTTTTCGGTGAAGATTATGTGAAGTTCAAAGGCTATCTTCAGGAAGGATATTTCGTACAGATCCGTGGGCTTGTTCAAGAACGCTTTAAGCAAGTGGGTAACTGGGGCTTTGAGCTGAAGAATATTCAGCTACTGTCGGATCTTCGCGAAAAGATGGCGAAGAGCTTTACGATTCAATTTCCGCTTCATGTTTTGGACACGGAGTTTATGAGCACCTTAAATCAATTAATTTCCTGCACGCAGGTAGAAGGACAGGAGGCTAATTGTCAGTTAAAGTTCAAAATCATGGACGAACAGGATAAACTTTCAATTGAAATGCCGGTGAAAAAGCGTAAAATCTTTATCACAAATGAGTTTTTAGATGGCATTGAAGCGCTGGAAGGCGTGAATTATAGATTAAATTGA
- the trxA gene encoding thioredoxin — MALEITDSNFEEVVLKSDKPVLIDFWAEWCGPCRMVGPLVDEIATEYEGKAVVGKVNVDNNPDISVRYGIRNIPALLFFKNGEIVDKQIGAVPKSVLAEKLDKQL, encoded by the coding sequence ATGGCATTAGAAATTACAGACAGCAACTTCGAAGAGGTTGTGTTAAAATCAGATAAACCAGTGCTTATCGATTTTTGGGCTGAATGGTGTGGTCCATGTCGTATGGTTGGTCCATTAGTGGACGAGATTGCTACTGAATACGAAGGAAAAGCAGTAGTAGGTAAAGTAAATGTGGATAATAACCCGGATATTTCCGTACGTTACGGAATCCGTAATATCCCTGCATTATTGTTCTTCAAGAACGGTGAGATTGTTGACAAACAAATCGGTGCAGTACCTAAATCAGTTCTAGCAGAGAAATTAGACAAACAATTATAA
- a CDS encoding OmpA family protein: MVVNPGAVVSKDGTDDGLKNVKREFRDVKQTDEGILVSISSDLLFPTNSSYLSDNAKQELSKLVKVLKDQKAKVRVDGHTDATGTAEYNQWLSDKRAASVKKFLVDAGIADARISTKGLGQSKPIADNKTPEGRQKNRRVEVVILK; encoded by the coding sequence ATGGTTGTAAATCCTGGCGCGGTTGTTAGCAAGGACGGAACCGACGATGGTCTGAAAAATGTAAAACGCGAGTTTAGGGATGTAAAACAAACTGACGAAGGAATATTAGTATCCATTTCCTCAGACTTATTATTCCCAACGAATTCCTCTTACCTGTCAGACAACGCAAAACAAGAGCTAAGCAAATTGGTGAAAGTCTTAAAAGACCAAAAAGCAAAAGTACGCGTAGATGGACATACCGATGCGACCGGAACAGCAGAATATAACCAATGGTTATCCGATAAACGCGCAGCATCAGTGAAGAAATTCTTAGTGGATGCCGGAATCGCTGACGCAAGAATCTCAACAAAAGGCCTAGGTCAATCAAAACCGATAGCAGACAATAAAACGCCGGAAGGCCGCCAAAAAAATAGACGAGTAGAGGTGGTAATCCTCAAATAA
- a CDS encoding glucoamylase family protein, which translates to MRLKIIPILLFCLFGLNANAETYPEVVFDNSLVKGTYARSLVDYSGKSWVENVNKHLLVSDTLFFTPGNALSLRYLSHPQGDWNVTIRYSRQKFHYRLSNDDVLSFKLYVGSASTKAEHLPSISIKQRNNQSVSLAIGNYIQGFKKDAWLDVRIPVKEFAGLNVEEHISGIILRQLNDSKSTHQLFLDQIEFLPANYSKVPLTSAAVLAKATAYGNHVDLQWQVPLTQSIRYVKIYRSENNKDFEPISIRPTYMQRCLDYVPVLDKKYYYKIAWLDFNYKESPLSAVQEVLPKNISDDELFSLIQIAHINYFVENYDINTGMHMPFRMKEKAIVSVKETGGAILSLMVGVEKNFISRPLFISRVKRIVKFLATAQNKHGFFSSYYDGRKGIPEYFDRRPQYDVESSAAIMEALLVVRQYLKGDDEAEKEIRRGISDIWERMDWKAVTMPYDPQTLRSNLDMLDEYHVSEPIVGINQGLNAYMLAMASTRSNIPIASFANAIESKYVSRAEVSSSLLPDTTFSDSVRQNYLFPDGVDRREQDSLYHISALQDTTMYGVQLPFGAPEGNLLEMYRPFVTINPKLAKLKDYNLAEVVGSYARVVKRRDNEIGVGTSNSDIWGFQQRNDSIGTFRINPAISVASIFLDNQRSIKSLNALYHEFGAFLFSEYGFRSWVDLRSNDVSDEYVASNQANVALLLENAKTGFIWKLYQQIPEIQAVEQRLFKK; encoded by the coding sequence ATGCGACTTAAAATAATTCCTATTCTTCTGTTCTGTTTGTTTGGATTGAACGCAAATGCAGAAACATATCCGGAGGTGGTGTTTGATAATAGCCTGGTAAAGGGCACATATGCCCGAAGCCTGGTAGATTATAGTGGGAAAAGCTGGGTTGAGAATGTAAATAAACATCTGCTCGTATCGGATACCCTTTTCTTTACACCTGGTAACGCACTATCATTACGCTATCTTTCCCATCCCCAAGGAGATTGGAATGTCACGATTCGCTACAGCCGTCAGAAATTCCATTATCGACTTTCGAACGACGATGTCCTTAGTTTCAAACTCTATGTAGGCTCTGCGAGTACCAAAGCTGAACATTTGCCGTCCATTTCCATCAAGCAGCGGAACAACCAATCGGTAAGTTTAGCAATTGGAAATTATATTCAGGGATTTAAAAAGGATGCCTGGCTGGATGTTCGCATACCTGTCAAAGAGTTTGCAGGATTAAACGTCGAGGAACATATCTCTGGGATTATCCTGAGACAGCTCAACGATTCTAAAAGCACGCATCAGCTCTTTCTCGATCAAATCGAATTCCTTCCGGCAAACTATTCTAAAGTTCCTTTGACATCTGCAGCGGTATTAGCGAAAGCTACAGCCTACGGCAACCATGTCGATTTGCAATGGCAAGTACCCTTGACACAGAGTATTCGCTATGTGAAGATCTACAGGTCGGAGAACAACAAAGATTTCGAACCGATTTCCATACGTCCTACCTACATGCAACGCTGCCTGGATTACGTTCCGGTATTGGATAAAAAGTATTACTACAAAATCGCTTGGCTCGACTTCAATTACAAAGAATCTCCATTATCCGCAGTGCAGGAAGTGTTGCCAAAAAATATTAGCGATGATGAACTATTTTCCCTTATTCAGATTGCCCATATCAATTACTTCGTGGAGAACTATGACATCAACACAGGCATGCACATGCCATTTAGAATGAAAGAAAAAGCGATCGTATCGGTAAAGGAAACAGGAGGGGCAATCCTTAGTTTAATGGTAGGGGTAGAAAAGAATTTCATTTCTCGCCCACTATTTATCAGCCGCGTTAAGCGTATCGTGAAGTTCTTAGCGACGGCGCAGAATAAACATGGTTTCTTTTCATCTTATTATGACGGACGCAAAGGCATACCCGAATATTTCGATCGTCGACCACAATATGATGTGGAATCATCTGCTGCCATCATGGAAGCATTGCTCGTTGTTCGACAATACCTGAAAGGTGATGATGAAGCGGAGAAAGAGATTAGAAGAGGGATCAGCGATATTTGGGAACGCATGGATTGGAAAGCCGTGACCATGCCATATGATCCGCAAACGTTACGCTCCAACTTAGATATGTTGGATGAATATCACGTTTCAGAGCCTATCGTCGGTATCAACCAAGGGCTTAATGCCTATATGTTAGCGATGGCATCCACACGCTCCAACATTCCTATCGCCTCCTTTGCCAATGCAATAGAAAGCAAATATGTTTCCCGAGCGGAAGTATCTTCAAGTTTACTTCCAGATACGACTTTTAGCGATTCAGTGCGACAAAATTATTTGTTTCCTGATGGTGTAGATCGCAGAGAGCAGGATTCATTATATCATATTTCGGCTTTGCAAGATACGACTATGTATGGCGTACAATTACCTTTCGGAGCACCAGAGGGCAACTTACTAGAGATGTATAGACCTTTCGTCACAATTAATCCCAAATTAGCGAAATTAAAGGATTATAATCTCGCAGAGGTTGTAGGTAGTTATGCACGAGTTGTAAAACGTAGAGATAACGAAATAGGAGTAGGGACGAGCAACTCCGATATCTGGGGCTTTCAACAGCGCAACGATAGCATCGGAACATTCCGAATAAATCCTGCAATTTCTGTCGCGAGTATCTTCTTAGACAATCAACGATCAATCAAATCATTAAATGCACTGTATCACGAGTTCGGAGCATTCCTGTTTTCCGAATACGGGTTCCGCTCCTGGGTTGACTTACGTAGCAATGATGTCTCCGACGAGTATGTTGCTAGCAATCAAGCCAACGTCGCCCTGCTATTAGAGAACGCAAAGACTGGATTTATCTGGAAACTGTATCAGCAGATTCCTGAGATTCAAGCGGTTGAACAAAGGCTTTTTAAGAAGTAA